The following nucleotide sequence is from Acidovorax radicis.
TGAAGCCGCCGGTGATCACCATGTCCTTGAGCCGGTCCTTGAGGTAGAGGAACCCGCGCTCGTCGATCAGGCCCCGGTCGCCCGTGTGCAGCCAGCCGTCCACCAGGGTCTCGGCGGTCTTCTCGGGCAGGCGCCAGTAGCCGGTCATCAGCAGGTCGCCGCGCGCCACCACCTCGCCCACCTCCCCGGTGGGCAGCAGGCGACCATCGGGCGCCATGATGGCCACGTCGCTGAACCAAGTGGTGCGGCCCACCGATGCCAGGTTGCGCTCGTCCTTGAAATCTTCGGGGCACAGCACCGTCAAGATCTGCGGAGCCTCGGTCTGGCCGTAGGTGGTTCCCAGCACCGGGCCGAAGAAGTCGCGCACCTGGCGGATCTTGTCGGGCGGCATGGGTGCGCCGCCGTAGATCAGCCGGCGCAGGCGCGGAAAGTCCGCACGCGATACGCCGGGCAGCGCCATCAGCATGTAGACCAGCGTGGGCGGCATGAAGCACACCGTGCCGCCGCGCTCGCGGAAGGCCGTGCGCACCGCCTCGGCGCCCGCACCGGCCAGCACCACGTGGCAGCCACCCTGCGCCAGGATGGGCAGGATGTACGTGGAGGTGCCGTGCGTGATGGGCGCGGCCACGATGTAGCGTTCGTGCTCGTCAAAGCCCCAGGCGTGGATCTGGTTGGTGATGTTGGCCATCCACGCGCGGTAGGGCTGCATCACGCCCTTGGGCGCACCGGTGGTGCCGCCGGTGAACTTGATGGCCTGGGTGGCGTCGCCCGGGAGGTCCAGCTGCGGGCGCGGTGCGCCGGCGTGCGCTGCAGCCAAGCCGGCCAGCGTGGGGGCGCCATCAGCGGCCTGCACACCGGTCAGCACGCGGGCGCCAGGCGCGCCTTCAAGCAGGTCGGCGCACGCGGCATCCAACACCAGCATGGTGGGCTCGGTCGCGTCGATGATGCGGC
It contains:
- a CDS encoding class I adenylate-forming enzyme family protein gives rise to the protein MFPIDFFWRAAQRWPDRIAIDAPEGTIRYDALAARVAALAASFTAIDPAPQSRVGICAGNSADHIAALLAVLACGKVWVPLNPKSTRPEIRRIIDATEPTMLVLDAACADLLEGAPGARVLTGVQAADGAPTLAGLAAAHAGAPRPQLDLPGDATQAIKFTGGTTGAPKGVMQPYRAWMANITNQIHAWGFDEHERYIVAAPITHGTSTYILPILAQGGCHVVLAGAGAEAVRTAFRERGGTVCFMPPTLVYMLMALPGVSRADFPRLRRLIYGGAPMPPDKIRQVRDFFGPVLGTTYGQTEAPQILTVLCPEDFKDERNLASVGRTTWFSDVAIMAPDGRLLPTGEVGEVVARGDLLMTGYWRLPEKTAETLVDGWLHTGDRGLIDERGFLYLKDRLKDMVITGGFNVYPVDVENALGQHPAVHECTVFGLPDDKWGETVQAAVQLRSGEQASEAELIAFVRERLGPVQTPKHIHFHDSLPRSPVGKVLKSAVRDTALAALAPPPPERTNHHDYYYRQDPRHPSVHPHAHQPALPQREPGRRPDGQEDLH